The segment CTTCAGGGACGTTCGGTGATTACTTTTTTCCAACAGGCTTTGCAAAGTCCTCTCACCGGTGAGCCTTGTCCTTCTCTCATTCCCCAGTTTTGCCACACCTGAATCCTTACCTTTTTAGAATCCCTCGTCTATCCAGATGGTTGGATTGCTTAGCATCGGAAAGAGTTAAACGAAAAGTAGAAAAGGGTGGATTTTGGTTTTATTTATTGATGACTCCAGTTCTAGGAACTTGGGGAATGGGCTTAGCCCTAAAACTACTTCAAATTCCTCCCCATCGATTTTTTCTTCCCACATTCTTGAGTGTAATCATTGCAGCAATACTAATTGCCTTACTTGTTGTCTTAGGAGTTGACTGGTTGATGCCTAAGGATGAAATTTAACAAACCTGCTAGGAATATTTTTGATGAACTTCTACTCTTCGTAGAGTGGGCATTGCCCACCCTACCATTAATTCAGATAATAATTGACGCTTTAATTCTTGAGAAGAAATTCCTTTATCTTTTTCAGATGTATAATCATCCCATGCCCTTTGACTTTGAATAATTTCCTCAATTGGCATGGTTTCATCTTCTCCTTCAACTTCTACGGGTTGATTAACTAATTCTTTTAACTCGCCCAGTAGTTTTAACTTCTCAGAGAGGCTAAGGGATTTAATTTGACTGAGTACCTGAATATAGTGATTAGTCATTGTTAAAAGTTATATGGTTATAAGACTACCCGATCATAAGATTTCCGACAGTCGAAGAGATGAAGTTGGTATCAGGTGGGCGATGCCCACCCTACGGTTTAGTTTAACTTTTATTTATTATTTTGATTTTGAAACCCTCTAGAATAAGGAAGTTTCCTGATTGCAGCCATTAAAACCGATAAACTGGGAAATAAGGAAAAGGAAGCTGATGCAATGACCATGCAAAGTATCTCTAATCAATCTCAACTCTTCACTTTAGAGGAATTTCTGGCTTATGACGACGGTAGTGATCAACGGTATGAACTGGTGGATGGAGAATTAGTTGAAATGCCACCGGAAACGCAAGGGAATCTGCAAATTGCCAAGTATTTATTATTTGAATGGGCAAAATATCTACCCTTACAATTAATTGCTTTGGGAACTGAATTAGAAGTGACTGGAAAACGGAGTTCTTGTCGCGTTCCTGATCTCCTCCTCCATACAGAAGAATCTTTAGCAGCTTTACCGAAAGATCGACGGGCTACCATTACCCGTGATATGCCCCCGCCTGCTTTAGTTGTGGAAATTGTTTCCCCAGGACAAGAAAATCGCGATCGCGATTACCGTTATAAACATACCGAATACGCAGCACGAGGAATTACCGAATACTGGATCATCGATCGCGAGACTCAACAAGTAACCGTCTGTCTTTGGGTGAACGGCAAATATGAAGATACAGTTTACACAGGGGATACTCCTCTGAAATCAACGGTGATTCCAGAGTTTAACCTCAGTGCGAGTCAGATTTTACGCTTTGCCGAAAACTAAAAAGCAAAAATGGTACGGACTAATCCCACAGTAATTGTGTCATTCTCACCGTTATTTTCGGGATTAAAAATAACCAAAACTCCAGGTTCAATACTGATGTTATCGTTGACTTGATAACGATAAGACCCTTCGAGGTGAAACGCACTTTCATCGCCAGTGGGTCCCCCATCATTTGCCGTTACTTTGGGCGGTTGACCAATAATAATTCCCGCACGACTACCCCGATTATCTACATTCGGGAAAGCAAAGGTTAACGCCCAGTTGAAAATCGTTGCATCATCCCCAGCACTAACAGAAGTTCCAGCAAAACCAATCCCATCTTCTTCCGCTTGTGCTTGCGTTAATCCTGCCCATCCGGCAAGGATAAAATTAGAGCTAATCCGAGAGTTCGCTTGCAAGCCAAAATGATTAGCAGAGGTGGCAATATTCCCGCTAAAGG is part of the Cyanobacteria bacterium GSL.Bin1 genome and harbors:
- a CDS encoding Uma2 family endonuclease, with the translated sequence MTMQSISNQSQLFTLEEFLAYDDGSDQRYELVDGELVEMPPETQGNLQIAKYLLFEWAKYLPLQLIALGTELEVTGKRSSCRVPDLLLHTEESLAALPKDRRATITRDMPPPALVVEIVSPGQENRDRDYRYKHTEYAARGITEYWIIDRETQQVTVCLWVNGKYEDTVYTGDTPLKSTVIPEFNLSASQILRFAEN